A genomic segment from Corylus avellana chromosome ca5, CavTom2PMs-1.0 encodes:
- the LOC132180670 gene encoding protein PAT1 homolog 2-like, with amino-acid sequence MERSDSKDVAENASGTTIFDASQYEFFGQNVVGEVELGGLEEEGKGPAFGPADDEYHLFDRDEGVGIGSLSDVDDLATTFAKLNRVVTGPRHPGVIGDRGSGSFSRESSSAAEWAQDGDFGNWLDQHIYDSETAQEEKRWSSQPQPSARHAEPNSLYRTSSYPQEQPVLHHYNSEPILVPKSTFTSFPPPGSRSEQGSPHHLNISSLGGGPQMPFSAPNLSPLSNSNIHLAGLSHGLHYGGNMRQFTTAGPGLSFNSRPQNHWVNHAGLLHGDHSSLLNNILQQQLPRQNGLLSPQIMSPQQQLQQQRLHHQVTTPSLAHFAAMQSQLYNVHPSSSHKAMLGMADMRDQRPKSSQKGKHNMRFSHQGSDTGSQKSESGWVQIRSKYMTSEEIESILKMQLAATHSNDPYIDDYYHQASLAKKAAGSRLKHPFCPSHLRELPSRGRNSTEQHPHLPIDALGRIPFSSIRRPRPLLEVDPPPSASGDSSEQKVSEKPLEQEPLLAARITIEDGICLLLDIDDIDRLLQFSQPQDGGTQLRRRRQMLLEGLAASLQLVDPLGKSSHTVGLTSKDDLVFLRLVSLPKGRKLLSRFLQLLFSGSELARIVCMAIFRHLRFLFGGLPSDTGAAETTTTLARTVSSCVKGMDLRALSACLVAVVCSSEQPPLRPVGSSAGDGASIILKSVLERATELLTDPRGTGNCSTSNRALWQASFDEFFTLLTKYCLSKYETIVQSICSQTQPNTEVIGSEAARAISREMPVELLRASLPHTDEHQRKLLLDFGQRSMPIAGFSVRGGSSGQISSESVKG; translated from the exons ATGGAGAGATCCGACAGTAAAGACGTGGCTGAGAATGCCTCAG GTACTACAATCTTTGATGCATCACAATATGAGTTTTTCGGTCAAAATGTTGTGGGAGAAGTGGAATTGGGGGGTTTAGAAGAGGAAGGTAAAGGTCCCGCATTTGGACCTGCTGATGATGAGTACCATTTGTTTGACAGAGACGAG GGTGTAGGTATCGGATCTTTGTCTGATGTGGATGATCTGGCAACTACTTTTGCAAAG TTGAATAGAGTTGTAACGGGACCGAGACACCCGGGAGTTATTGGTGATAGAGGATCTGGATCTTTCTCAAGGGAAA GTTCATCTGCTGCTGAGTGGGCACAAGATGGAGATTTTGGCAACTGGTTAGATCAGCATATATATGACTCAGAAACTGCTCAAGAAGAGAAACGGTGGTCGTCACAACCTCAGCCTTCTGCTCGTCATGCGGAACCAAACTCTTTGTACAGAACATCCTCATACCCCCAGGAGCAACCAGTGCTGCATCACTACAACAGTGAACCAATTCTAGTACCCAAATCAACTTTCACGTCTTTCCCTCCTCCTGGAAGCAGATCAGAACAGGGTTCACCGCACCACCTGAATATATCTTCTCTTGGTGGTGGTCCCCAGATGCCCTTCTCTGCACCAAACCTCTCTCCTCTATCTAACTCAAATATTCATTTGGCTGGTTTATCACATGGGTTGCATTATGGTGGGAATATGCGCCAGTTCACCACTGCTGGCCCTGGCCTTTCTTTTAATAGCAGGCCGCAGAATCACTGGGTCAACCATGCTGGTCTACTGCACGGGGATCACTCTAGCCTTTTAAATAACATTTTGCAACAACAGTTACCTCGACAAAATGGGCTCTTGTCCCCCCAAATAATGTCACCTCAGCAGCAGCTGCAACAACAGAGATTGCATCATCAGGTTACAACACCCTCTTTGGCCCATTTTGCAGCAATGCAGTCCCAACTGTATAATGTCCATCCATCATCCTCACATAAGGCAATGCTTGGAATGGCTGATATGAGAGACCAAAGACCTAAATCATCACAAAAGGGCAAACATAATATGCGTTTTTCTCATCAAGGTTCTGATACTGGTAGCCAGAAAAGTGAGAGTGGGTGGGTCCAAATCAGATCCAAGTATATGACATCTGAGGAAATAGAGAGTATTCTTAAAATGCAACTTGCTGCTACACATAGCAATGATCCATACATCGATGACTATTACCACCAAGCAAGTCTTGCCAAAAAAGCTGCTGGATCGAGGTTGAAACACCCTTTCTGCCCATCTCATCTGAGGGAGCTCCCTTCTCGAGGCCGTAACAGTACAGAACAACATCCTCATCTACCTATTGATGCTCTTGGTAGGATTCCCTTCTCTTCTATACGCAGGCCTCGACCCCTCCTTGAAGTTGATCCTCCGCCCTCTGCATCTGGTGATAGCTCAGAACAGAAAGTCTCTGAGAAGCCTCTGGAACAGGAACCATTGCTTGCTGCTAGAATCACCATTGAGGATGGCATTTGTCTTCTTCTTGATATCGATGATATTGATCGGCTCTTACAATTTAGTCAGCCCCAGGATGGTGGGACTCAGCTCAGGCGAAGGCGGCAAATGCTGCTAGAAGGTCTGGCAGCATCCCTCCAGCTTGTAGACCCACTTGGAAAAAGTAGCCACACTGTTGGGCTGACTTCCAAGGATGACCTTGTGTTCCTACGGTTGGTTTCTCTTCCGAAGGGCCGAAAACTCCTTTCTAGGTTCCTTCAGCTTCTCTTCTCTGGTAGTGAGCTTGCCCGTATTGTTTGTATGGCTATTTTCCGTCATTTAAGGTTTTTGTTTGGTGGCCTTCCATCTGATACAGGAGCAGCTGAGACTACTACTACTCTTGCAAGGACAGTTTCCTCTTGTGTTAAGGGCATGGATCTACGGGCACTGAGTGCTTGTCTTGTTGCGGTTGTTTGTTCCTCAGAGCAACCGCCACTCCGCCCTGTTGGAAGTTCTGCTGGAGATGGGGCCTCCATTATTTTGAAATCTGTCCTTGAAAGGGCAACTGAGCTCTTAACGGATCCTCGTGGCACTGGCAACTGTAGCACGTCTAATCGTGCCCTGTGGCAAGCCTCGTTTGATGAATTCTTTACACTTCTGACCAAGTATTGCCTGAGTAAATATGAAACTATAGTGCAATCAATATGTTCACAGACCCAGCCAAACACAGAAGTCATTGGATCAGAGGCAGCCAGAGCCATCAGCAGGGAAATGCCTGTGGAGCTTCTACGTGCCAGTCTTCCTCACACTGATGAGCACCAACGGAAACTCTTATTGGATTTTGGTCAACGATCCATGCCCATTGCTGGTTTCAGTGTGCGTGGTGGGAGTAGTGGCCAGATAAGCTCAGAATCAGTGAAGGGTTAA